TATCCTAAATCAAATGTAGACATAGACTATTTATCAATTAGCCCAATATTAGAATGAGTGTTCAAATTCTTCCTATTTTCTTCTAaggatataacacacacacctttttcaaCAATAAGCGCTGTAGTTAGACCTCCACTGTAGCATTGCTTTTGACTGATACTACCGCTTTAGTTGTTTCCAATAAAATGTTACTTTGTAATaaacaaagtttaaaaaaaattaacagACCGAGATGAAGAGGTCAAGGCGAGAGCAtttactccgcccaaaatctgtccGCGTGAGATAACACCATTTATGTGTGGAGGTATATAACAGAGTATCAAATTACTTAAGGAttttgatcgaatagaagtttcgtaatgtttAAGCTTTTACAAAAGCTTTTACAAACGCCGACATGTATATTATATGTTGATGCAAGTTGCAttccggcaactttgagaaaaacgacatttagttgtgtgtgttgtttaCAAGCGTACCTGCCCACTCATTGGTTAGAATCTTGCCTGTCTTCAATCGCTGaacacatgtatttccattgttagagtggTCACTCGTCTCTCTTGTTAATATAATAAATAATCTTAGCTTTGGGTCATGAGGTGTATGAGTGGGCTCGTCGTCAAATGATCCGCCTAGTTCCTGTTGAAATTCTAAAGGTGATTGGCTACGCTCTGTGAGGGTGGATTTCACTGACGCGTTCCGTTCAGAACAATAAATAGAGGGAACAAGGCTCCTTCCACTTCACAAGTCTGAGAAGACGCATGAAGAAGTTCTTGCTTCAACAGTGATTGAACGGAACTCCTCTGCCTTCGTCCCGCACTATAGAACATTTCGGATTGATAACATAACACTTACTTGAACTAAAATAGCAAAATAGTCTGAGAAACCCTATTTTTGTACCTTTCATTTAGATATAGAAGAAAATCTGCCAAGATGGAGTCTCAGATCCGCCAGAACTATCACCACGATTGCGAAGTTGCAATCAATCGGATGATCAACATGGAGATGTTTGCCTCCTACACCTACACTTCAATGGTAAGGAGTCTACCAAGATGACCGTTTTGTTGATCTACCTGTGTATTATTATTCCTGGGCCTAAATGCCATTTTTCACCTGACATTTCTACTGGCCTAGACAATTAAAGAACCAAGAAATTTAGCTCCCTGAAGTTCATATTTGAGTTTTTACTTTGTTATTAAGAGCTTTCAGGTAGATATAGCATTCAAATGAAGCCGCGAATCTATCCTACATTGGACAGAGCGCGTAACAACTCCTTGACGGGTTACTTGTCAGGTTACCAAGTAGACTACGGAGTAGACTGATTCATGCCTTTGTCATCAAGTTTAGttgccacaacaacaaccaccacactAACCACCACACTTACGTTTATCCACCCAGGCTTTCTATTTCTCCCGTGACGATGTGGCTCTGCCTGGCTTCGCGCATTTCTTCAAGGAGAACAGCGACGAGGAGCGGGAGCACGCCGACAAGCTACTCTCCTTCCAGAACAAGAGAGGTGGACGCATTTTACTCCAGGACATCAAGGTGAGCCCCTGAGCATCGATAAACCCAGTTAGATTGTAGACTGATAGATAATGTCTTTACTCCATGGAGGAGAGTGTCTACAGCATTAAGTTGATGTAGAGAACCTGGAGTAGTTCTGAACATTCTGCCTCTAACCACTGAACTGACAGTGTGAGGGGTGTAACTCTGTTCACTTTATCCTAACCTTAATGTCTGCTAGTAGTCCCTAACACTTCTGTGTTCACTCTGTCCTGTGTAGAAGCCAGAACGTGATGAGTGGGGCAATGGGCTGGAGGCCATGCAGTGTGCTCTGCAGCTGGAGAAGAATGTGAACCAGGCCCTGCTGGACCTGCACAAGATTGCCTCTGACAAGGTTGACCCCCATGTAAGTTATAGTGGAACTGCACATACCATGTATTTATCACATAGAATACAAGTACTGTCCCAGGAGATGATCAGGTTGTTGTAGCTCTGATAACTAATGACACAAGATTCTGACCTGCTTCTTCACACGCACACAGTAGTCCACAGatgcacactatacacacaatgCAGCTAATGCGTAAGTTTGCATAAATGGCGGCAGGTTgcttagcggttagagcattgggccagtaacaaaggatgctggattgaatccattggctgacaaggtagaaatatgttctgcccctgaacaaggcagttaacccactgttccacatGATAATGTTATTTACaagaagaatttgtttttaactgacttgcctagttaaaaaagctGGAAACACTCTGCACTTATGCCATTACCACCAGGCTCTTGTATATTACTGTATCTACAATAGTCTGTAGTTATTCTCTTGTCTGACCTGTGTTTTCCCTCTTTAGCTGTGTGACTTCCTGGAGACCCATTACCTGAATGAGCAGGTGGAGGCCATTAAGAAGCTGGGTGACCACATCACCAACCTCACCAAGATGGATGCTGTCAAAAACAAGATGGCAGAGTACCTGTTTGACAAGCACACCCTGGGAGGCCAGAGCTAAACCACTTCCATCCCCAGGCTACGGCATCCAGCCTCAGACCAGGACTCCTGGCTTCTCTGATAGATCCTACTGGCTTTGTGtttagagggaggggagagtgttAAACTGGTGCAGTGCAACACAGCTGTaacattgttgtttttgttgaCAACACTATTGTATTGGAGGCAAGGCGTCTTGTAAAACAATAAAAAGAAAAAGCATTGACTTGTAATGGATGTTGTAACAGTCTATTCAGGTTCTTTGCTCCGTCTTACTGAGCATCTCAATACCCAGTGATAAATACTGACAGTTGTAGAACTACTAGTGACTGAGGGTCATAACAATAAAAATTTAACATGAGGTTTATAAAGGACATTACCTGTCACCAGAAGGCACTAGTAAAATAAATGTTAGACATGTCAATTAAGGGCCCAACTGTCAACGTTTTACCCATAAGTGAAGTGGTAGCTAGTCAAGGTGGACCTTCACTCAGCATCTCAGGTCATTAGACGACCTAGAGGTAAATCAAAACCTTGCTTCCTGCTCGGTAAATCCAAATGGCGCAATTCTCTAGTGATGGTGAAGTTTGGCTCTTACTGACACACAACTAAATCTTTACTCATTTTGTTTCAGTTGGTAATACCCAATTGTTCCCCCTATCGCAAACTATGAACTGAATTCTCAAAATAGTAGTGATTCTACAAGCCTCTAAATCACCATAACCGGCTTATTGGAGCTGTCATAAGGTTGCAAAGCTACTGGTAATTTACCAAAATTACTGAAGTCTTCTGTAACAGGGAATCTAACTTCGGTAATTTATACTTTAACTGGGAATATTGCTATTTTTCATGTGTCCATATAGTGCATGGGATTCTAGTGGATAGACCAGATGGTTGAAGGGGAAAATAACCTTAAAGTGTTTTATCAACAATTGCATTCTCAAATCTGCAACTCATCCATTTTTCTTTACACAACTGCCACCAACATTTACAACCATGAAATATTGACATGGTAAAAATATTtttcacttttttttaaattaaatgtgaTAGCATTCTTTAAGTTGGTTTACATTTAGGGTAATGTTTTGTggctttgtcattctattttaaagtatattttacatgtgataaggccacaagGAAGGCCAGAGAGTTGTGATAATTTGAAGTATCCAAAAAGGCCACTAGATGGCACCTGACTAAATGACATTCCTTgacatttaccaacatttctttatggatccctattagctgCTGTCAAGGTAGCAGTTACTCTTCATGGGGTCCAGCAAAGTAAAGGCAGTTCTATACAATaaaactaacattacattactaaacagatttcacaacacattaagggtttgccctcaggccacttctctactaccacatagctacaacacaaaatccatgtgtgtgtctatagtgcatATGGTATTGTCTGTGCctatgtgtctcttcacagtcccataAGCTGTATTTTTATCTAGTTTTTAAATCTTATTTTACTGCTTGAATGAGTTGCTTGATGTGGAATAGTAGCCATGTCATGGCTATGTACATTtttaaattttagtcatttagcagacactcttatccagagcgacttacagtagtgaatgcatacatttcatacgttattttttttcttcccatactggtcccccgtgggagtcgaacccacaaccctggcgttgcaaacaccatgctctaccaactgagccacacaggatcagtactgtgtagtactgtgcacctcccataatCTGTTCTGGACGTGGGGACTGTAAAGagacctggtggcatgtcttgtggggtatgcattggTGTCTGagttgtgtgctagtagtttaaactgacagctcggtgcattcaacatgtcaatacttctcacaaatacaagtagtgatgaagtaaatctctcctctactctgagcaatgtgagattgacatgcataatgttagctctctgtgtacatttaagggtgAGCCGTGCTGCTCACTCAGTTctgggccaattgtaattttcctaagtccctctttgtggcacctgaccacacgactggacagtagtccaggtgcgacaaaactagggcctgtaggacctaccttgttgatagtgttaagaaggcggagcagtgctttattatggacagatcgCTCCCCCATCTTagttactgttgtatcaatatgttttgaccatgacagtttacaatccagggtaactccaataagtttagtctcctcaacttgttacatttctacattattcattacaagatttagttgaggtttagtgttTTAATTTTaggtcccaaatacaatgccttTAGTTTTTGACATTCatgtatttaggactaacttatttcttgccatccattctgaaactgactgcagctcttaaGTGTTACAGTGATTTCAactgctgtagtagctgatgtgtatagtgttgagtcatcagcgaacatagacacacaggcttcacTCAgcgccagtggcaggtcattagtaaagatagaaaaagtaaggggcctagacagctgctctGGGGAATGCCTGTCTCTACctagattatgttggagaggattCCATTGAAGaataccctctgtgttctgttagacaggtaactctagatccacaatatagcaggggatgtGAAGCCATAATACTTAcgctttttccagcagcagattatgatcAATAACGTCAAAAGCTGCAGAGAagtgtttaaaaatatatttttatgtttctgtattaaataatttaacctttatttaacgaggcaagtcggttacaaacaacttcttatttacaatgacggccaacactgggcaaattgtgcaccacccattctcgagtttgttgagcagaggctgtttatgttttggttctacaaagctgtgtccataataacatacaaCAATCAATTAATTGCATTCAATATATTTTTCTTCTCTATGCTGCCTGCAGCATGATCTATTTTGCCTGTGCGCATATGACAGACAGTTCTTGGTCGGAGCACATCACCAAAGGATTGCATATTAATCTTCCTGTATAATTCATGCGGCCAGTTGGTCAAACTAAGAACTAATATGAGTCACTCAGAAAAAACAAATCATGAGTCATGACTCTTGAGTCAGTAAAAAGTTGTTCCAAAAGAATTAATTGTTCTTGAACTGCACGTCATTAGCCAGAGGTGACACCACAGGGTCCAAGGTGGTGTGGCAAAATGTGTAAGTGTCTTTTCTGGGGCGTAGAGTGTTTCCTGATCTCATGACCTGGTCAGGTTTAACTCTGGGTCCTATTCGTAGGCCATGACAAAATATTATTGTTTTAGGCAGCTTCCCTTTTTGTCTGTGCTATGACTATAGGACTGAGAGTTTTCTTGTCAGGTTATGTGGATTGGAAACACTCCTGGCCTAAGGTGGATCAAACTCTTTCAAACTACCACAAACCTTGCTCTTACTCATTATGAATCTGATACCAAAAGAGCCAGAGACAACAACTTCAATGGACAGCATACTCTTGTGTTTAATTAACTTCCATAGCAGGGATGAGCGTTATGCAAAGAAAAGTTACAATGTCTTTAAATATATATTTCCCTCTATGCATAATGTTAAGCAATAGACAGACAGGTTTAAATTTTATGACATAATACCTATTATTTGTTCATCTGACTACAGTGCTCTTCTACAATTATTCATTCTAGGAGATTTATGAAAGGCAGAGTTACAATGAAGACAGTACACGTTGTAATCACTTTTTTTATGCTCAAGTCATAAAAGCACTCAGCTATTGTTGTCCTGGTCTCCATCTGGTCCACCAGAGGTTTGTTTACTAGGGCTCACTATAGGAACTGATTTCCTGTAAAATCCAATtattcaatcaataaatcaacttctttcaacattttaattgaaaataatatCCCCTTTTCATGAAGTAGATTTTATTGAATGTCATTCATTCTATTGCACTATTCTAACCAAACGTGCATTACCAGTTCATATCAGTAGGTGTCACTATACACTAGCTAGTCGAAAAAGACTGATGCCATGATAGCTGCCTGTCTCTGTATATGTGAAAGTTCTGGTTGTGTTAGCTAGAATCCATCAATTCATTCTTTCTACATTAGCCATCCATGTGTTATGGTTGGACAAACATGTTTCTTTTTCCTTTTAAAGACAGTGGAATTTGCACGACAAACATTTGTAAATAACCACCAGAGGTGGAAATAAAATAATATGCCAACAAACATTACTGGACTAACCTTTTCAGGAACTTCAATATACCTTGGAATCTGTTAGCAGCAGGAGATCGTTTCATCTTTATAAAGTGCCAAACACAATTATTCAGTGAGtctattgataaaagtcaccttgtccgagagagattcacatggttatcaaaacctcACACCAAGGTAAGCCTACACGTCTCACTTCCGGTTCCTGTGACATGCATTGAAACATGGCTTTATTTTGATAAATATCTATGAATTAACAGACTTATTTTCAAATCATTTTCAACATCACATTCAGGTGTGGGACGTTTCTAACAAGGAACAATAGCAGGTCTATTTTGCTCCAGCAGCTGGCATATTCTGTCCATTCACAATTAATCTGTGGGAGCATGGCGGCTCTCAACACCCGACAACTGAAAGAGGTGATTGTTAGTGAGGAAATTATCCCCGACcacccctgtctcagtctccagaaAATAGTacatgtcaaaagtttggacacagctactcattcaagggtttttcttaatgttacattgtagaataatagtgaagacatcaaaactatgaaataacacatatggaatcatgtactaaccaaaaagtgttaaacaatcaaaatatattttatttttgagattcttcaaagtagccaccctttgccttgattacagctttgcacactcttggcatttgtgcattaaggtaggggtggtatacagaatatagccctatgtggtaaaagaccaagtctatattatggcaagagcagcCCAAAAagcagagaaacgacagtccatcattactttaagacatgatggtcagtcaacaacccaacctcaacccaaaaaacagataaagcaacacctcacggcacaacgcctctcacttatctgacctagatagtttgtgtgtatgcattgatatgtataattttaatgataggtttatttgaacagtgagagacagaataacaacaaaaaaatccagaaaaacgtatgtcaaaaatgttataaattgatttgcattttaatgagggaaataagtatttgaccccctttcaatcagaaagatttctggctcccaggtgtcttttatacaggtaacgagctgagattaggagcacactcttaaagggagtgctcctaatctcagtttgttacctgtataaaaaagacaccggtccacagaagcaatcaatcaatcagattccaaacactccaccatggccaagatcaaagagctctccaaggatgtcagggacaagattgtagacctatacaaggctggaatgggctacaagaccatcgccaagcagcttggtgagaaggtgacaacagttggtgcgattatttgcaaatggaagaaacacaaaagaactgtcaatctcccttggcctggggctccatgcaagatctcacctcgtggagttgcaatgatcatgagaacggtgaggaatcagcccagaactatacgggaggatcttgtcaatgatctcaaggcagctgggaccatagtcaccaagaaaacaattggtaacacactacggcgTGAagcactgaaatcctgcagcgcccgcaaggtccccctgctcaagaaaacacatgtacatgcccgtctgaagtttgccaatgaacatctgatgatgattcagaggacaattgggtgaaagtgttgtggtcagatgagaccaaaatggagctctttggcaccaactcaactcgccgtgtttggaggaggaggaatgctgcctatgaccccaaaaacatgggccatgtaccatcaaattttgggtgagaacctccttccctcagccagggaattgaaaatgggtcgtggatggttataccagcatgacaatgacccaaaacacacggccaaggcaacaaaggagaggctcaagaagaagcacattaaggtcctggagtggccgagccagtctccagaccttaatcccatagaaaatttgtggagggagctgaaggttcgagttgccaaacgtcagcctcgaaaccttaatgacttggagaagatctgcaaagaggagtggggcaaaatccctcctgagatgtgtgcaaacctggtggccaactacaagaaacgtctgacctctgtgattgccaacaatggttttgccaccaagtactaagtaatgttttgcagaggggtcaaatacttatttccctcattaaagtgcaaatcattttataacattgttgacatgcgtttttctggattttttgttgttgttattctgtctctcactgttaaaataaacctaccattaaaattatagactgatcatttctttgtcagtgggcaaacatacaaaatcagcaggggatcaatcacttttttccctcactgtatatgctgcaatagtctatgtgcaggGGTGCTTGTGTAATTATCCTGTCTTATCTGTATGCTCCAATCCCcaagaggacctgagccctatgaccatgcctcagaactacctggcctgaagactccccagtccacctggttgtgcttctgctccagtttctgctgttctgcctgcagctatggccTGTTCACCTGACATGTTACCTTATCCCGGGACCTGTTGTTTcgtttctcctctgtctctatcgaCCTCTCAACCtttgaatgctcagctatgacaagccaactgacatttactcctgaggtgctgacctgttgcgtcctctataaccactgtgattattaattGCACCTGCTGGTCACCTATGAACGTCTGAACATCTTAAAGAACCATCTGGTCTTAAtggccatatacagtgcattcagaaagtattcaaaccccttgactttttacacattttgtgactttaaagccttattctaaaactgcttaattgttttttccccctcatcagtatacacacaataccccataatggcacagcaaaaacaggttttcagacatttttgcaaatctatatgaaaataaataaatacggaaatatcacatttacataagtattcagaccctttactcagaactttgttgaagaacctttggcagtgattacagcatggagtgttcttgggtatgacactacaagcttggcacacctgtatttggggtgtttctcccattcttctctgcagatcctctcaagctctgtcaggttggatggggagcgtcgctacacagctattttcagttatctccagagatgttcgatcgggttcatgtccgggctctggctgggccactcaaggacattcagaaacttgtcccgaagccactcctgcgttgtcttggctgtgtgcttagggtcgttgtcctgttggaaggtgcaccttcgcccccagtctgaggtcctgaatgctctggagcaggttttcatcaaggatccttCTGTACTTTtctttgttcatctttccctcgatccttagtagtctcccagtccctgccgctgaaaaacattcccacagcatgatgctgccatcaccatgattcaccgtagggatggtgccaggtttcctccagacgtgacaccctgcattcaggccaaagagatcagtcttggtttcatcagaccagagaatcttatttctcatggtctaagtgtcacgccttgatctgtttcacctgttcttcTGAttatctccaccccctccaggtgtcaataattttctccagtgtatttatccctgtgtttcctgtctctctgtgccagttcgtaatgtcaagtcaaccagcgtgtttttcccgtgccCCTTCTTTTTCTTATCTCTCTTTTGccagtcctcctggttttgacccttgcctgccctgactctgaacctgcctgacctgacctgacctcgagcctgcctgccactctgtacctcctggactctgaccttgttatgatctttttgcctgtccacgaccattctcttgcctgccccttggatactaataaatatcagagactcaaaccaactgcctcccgtgtctgcatctgggactCGCCCTGTGCTCTTATactaagagtcctttaggtgccttttggcaaactccaaatgggctgtcatgtgccttttactgagaagtggcttctgtctggccactctaccataaaggcctgattggagctgcagagatggttgtccttctggaaggttctcccatctctacagaggaactaaCCCCCATAATAAGAtagattgttttgttgttgtcaatATTCTGAATAAATATTGTAATCACTGTTCTGCAAGATATGCTTCAACAATTAATGTATTTGCTGTGCTAGACCTAAGGGATAATGTAAGCTTCATAATTAATATTTTATCTTCAAAATCTAGAAAACCATGCCAGATTGCTAACTAAATTAGCCCTGGAGCATTTAATATAGCTatagaacaaaacaaaaatatgttTGGAGATTTGTATTACACATTTATGAATGATCTAATGTTAGCATTAAACAATCAAGGCCTTTAAACACTTGTTTGACTATAATTGTACAAATGTAACGCCTTTTATGGTGTCTGACGGAGTTGACATAAATCCACTTAGTTGCATTTAATGAACAAATAGTTTGTTCCTTTACATGGTGTTAATAGCTGATACTTTGGTCTGTCAAAATATAAACTTCACATTTTGTTAATATTAAGAGAAATATTTGTAGAAAAAAAGTTGATTGTCCCATCTTTTCAGAGTCCCTGAGCTCTAATACAGTGAATTCTTCCTCTCTGCCCATGGCAAAAAAATCCATAGATTGTAGCTACACTAGATATGATATAACCAAAGATTGTTGTTATCCAGCATTTCTGGACATTACAGGTTTGCCTAATCAAAACACTGCAATAGATTCTACAACTAACCTGGTATTGGCTGTACTCTCTTGGTTCCCAATTCTGGAAACCAGTTATCTTAAACATGTCCGTTTCCAGTTGCAGGTGGTTCTAGAAATACCAGAGAAAACACAGATGATAGTAAATAAATATATCTTTCTGAGTTATCCCTAGTGTTTGTGCATTTGTCTGTTGCCTTTTCTTTGCAGGTTTTGCTCAAACTCAAACTCAACCACTTTTTCTATAATCCTGCAGATTCATTATCATTCTCCAATGCCTCCAATATTACGCATGCCTACCCATCATGGTATTGGGCAACTGCTGACACTTGAGAACTCATCTGGTTTAGAAATCAAACTGTGGTTCTCTTATTGCAGACCAAATTTTATACATTTTCCCCAGTTGTTTTTTTAGAGAACATTGTATTGCAAGGTATTGTtacggcttggtaattg
Above is a window of Salmo salar chromosome ssa03, Ssal_v3.1, whole genome shotgun sequence DNA encoding:
- the LOC123741662 gene encoding ferritin, middle subunit-like, which encodes MESQIRQNYHHDCEVAINRMINMEMFASYTYTSMAFYFSRDDVALPGFAHFFKENSDEEREHADKLLSFQNKRGGRILLQDIKKPERDEWGNGLEAMQCALQLEKNVNQALLDLHKIASDKVDPHLCDFLETHYLNEQVEAIKKLGDHITNLTKMDAVKNKMAEYLFDKHTLGGQS